A genomic region of Lagenorhynchus albirostris chromosome 18, mLagAlb1.1, whole genome shotgun sequence contains the following coding sequences:
- the LOC132508979 gene encoding CUE domain-containing protein 2-like gives MLLAVDYFHTSRFGSLHPPLVRASKQPPELINGSYNSEEMKKEWIPMYSTVVVNCFLEGMISHQEHVFLIAGDKRALSLSTTKLHRVGRLAGGARRSRRGESTEPERVVSAAVLTFVQTHLPEADLSGLDEIIFYVLGVLEDLGPSGPSEENFDMETFTEMMEAYVPGFAHIPRGTIGEMMQKLSGQLSGARNKENLQPQNSEVQGQVSISPEPLQHFKEETMSSPTAARDTQDEASGAEEELLPGVDVLLEVFLTCSVEQAQWVLARARGDSEEAVQMLVEGKEERPPAWDGPNQDLPRRLRGPQKDELKSFILQKYMMVDSAEDQKIHRPMAPKEAPKKLIQYINNQVLSTKVERFKDVRDPEAGEMKATHVNLKPARKCRFH, from the exons ATGTTGCTGGCGGTGGACTATTTTCACACTAGCAGATTTGGCAGCCTGCACCCTCCCTTGGTAAGAGCCTCAAAACAGCCGCCAGAGCTAATTAATGGCAGCTACAACTCGGAGGAGATGAAAAAAGAGTGGATCCCAA TGTACAGCACGGTGGTGGTGAACTGCTTCCTGGAAGGCATGATTAGTCATCAGGAGCACGTGTTCCTTATAGCTGGAGATAAACGGGCGCTCAGCCTGTCAACCACAA AGCTGCACCGTGTGGGACGACTTGCCGGCGGCGCCCGACGGAGCAGAAGGGGAGAGAGCACGGAGCCGGAGAGGGTTGTCAGTGCAGCCGTCCTTACCTTTGTTCAGACGCACCTCCCAGAGGCTGACCTCAGCGGCTTGGATGAGATCATCTTCTATGTGCTCGGGGTCCTTGAGGACCTGGGCCCCTCAGGACCATCGGAGGAGAATTTCGACATGGAGACCTTCACTGAGATGATGGAGGCCTATGTGCCTGGCTTCGCCCACATCCCAAGGGGTACAATAGGGGAAATGATGCAGAAGCTCTCAGGGCAGTTGAGTGGTGCCAGGAACAAAGAGAACCTGCAACCACAGAACTCTGAGGTCCAAGGTCAGGTATCTATCTCCCCAGAGCCTCTGCAGCATTTCAAAGAAGAGACGATGTCTTCTCCGACTGCTGCTAGGGACACCCAAGATGAGGCATCCGGCGCTGAGGAGGAGCTGCTGCCAGGGGTGGACGTACTTCTGGAGGTGTTCCTTACCTGTTCGGTGGAGCAGGCCCAGTGGGTGTTGGCCAGAGCTCGAGGGGACTCGGAAGAAGCTGTGCAGATGCTGgtagaggggaaggaggagaggcctCCAGCCTGGGATGGCCCCAACCAGGACCTGCCCAGGCGCCTCAGAGGCCCCCAAAAGGATGAGCTGAAGTCCTTCATCCTGCAGAAGTACATGATGGTGGATAGCGCAGAGGATCAGAAGATTCACCGGCCTATGGCTCCTAAGGAGGCTCCCAAGAAGCTGATCCAGTACATCAACAACCAGGTATTGAGCACCAAAGTGGAGCGATTCAAAGATGTGCGAGACCCTGAGGCTGGGGAAATGAAGGCCACACACGTCAACCTCAAGCCAGCCAGAAAGTGCCGCTTCCACTGA